One window from the genome of Pseudomonas sp. L5B5 encodes:
- a CDS encoding TonB-dependent siderophore receptor: MSMPAQHRLSPLTKALLCQAFSPKMASRTLGLALTLPLMAQVQAQEIQFSIASQSMASALQEFGRQANMQVLYSPDDVQGKRSNALNGSYSPERAIAAMLNGTGVAYTFKGNSITILNRATVGSLELGTSTISGQNLGTTTEDTGSYTTGQMQTASKLALSARETPQSVTVITRQRMDDQNMKSLEDVLRATPGIAVTKAGPQRSTFYSRGFAVENLMTDGLPNDLSHYLTRDMNSAPDMAIFDRVEVVRGATGMMQGSGNPSAAINMVRKRPTATPRVTITGSAGSWDNYRTEFDASNALNESGTLRGRVVTAYQTKDSFQDFVSSERSVFYAITEADLNENTTFTFGASNQNANNNSAWAGLPVGRDGSDLHLKRSSYLGSDWEYWDQDNTTAFTRLEYRFANSWKMLLAASKSWSDLKMHGSIPLRMGTNYDEFGQNIGRYEYEDQQNSYDGYVTGPFSLFGRTHELVVGASRRDLSFKGKGNPIDLPTHTNIYNPSGITKPDMSATPWVQRRTSDEEAAYVTTRLSITDDLKLILGGRLDWYDYDVYTAWDGKPYSSSRPNKVTRNLTRYAGAIYDLDQHHSVYVSYTDIFKPQTELDASNGAIKPIEGKNYEIGIKGEYFDGSLNASAAIFRIDQQNRAKQLNSNQCTPRGTTCYEAAGEVRSEGIDLEINGSLIPGWELGAGYTYAAAKYTKDSDKNKEGRLFSTDIPRHIFKVFTTYQLPGDLNRWTIGGGMYSQNTIYNKGANSDDGPPPYDYRIEQKAYTLVDLMASYKATENLDVRLNLNNIFDKRYYQTIGSNTDYGNNLYGDPRNAMVTVRWSL, translated from the coding sequence ATGAGCATGCCCGCACAACATCGATTGTCTCCTTTGACGAAAGCGCTGCTTTGCCAAGCGTTCTCGCCAAAAATGGCTTCCCGCACCTTGGGCCTGGCCTTGACCTTGCCCCTGATGGCCCAGGTCCAGGCCCAGGAAATCCAATTCAGCATCGCCTCGCAATCCATGGCTTCTGCCCTGCAGGAGTTCGGACGCCAGGCCAACATGCAGGTGCTCTACAGTCCCGACGATGTGCAGGGCAAGCGCAGCAACGCCCTCAACGGCAGCTATTCGCCGGAGCGGGCCATCGCGGCAATGCTCAATGGCACGGGGGTGGCCTACACCTTCAAGGGCAACTCGATCACCATTCTCAATCGTGCCACCGTCGGTTCGCTGGAACTGGGAACCAGCACCATCTCTGGCCAGAACCTGGGAACCACCACCGAAGACACTGGCTCCTACACCACCGGCCAGATGCAGACCGCCAGCAAGCTTGCGCTATCAGCCCGGGAAACCCCGCAATCGGTTACGGTCATCACCCGCCAGCGCATGGATGACCAGAACATGAAATCCCTGGAGGACGTGCTCAGGGCTACCCCGGGCATTGCGGTGACCAAGGCAGGCCCGCAACGCTCGACCTTCTACTCCCGTGGTTTCGCCGTTGAAAACCTGATGACCGACGGCCTGCCCAACGACTTGAGCCACTACCTGACCCGGGACATGAACTCCGCTCCGGACATGGCAATCTTCGATCGAGTGGAGGTAGTGCGTGGCGCCACCGGCATGATGCAAGGTTCGGGTAACCCATCGGCGGCGATCAACATGGTGCGTAAACGTCCAACCGCCACACCACGGGTCACCATCACCGGTAGCGCCGGCAGCTGGGACAACTATCGTACTGAGTTCGATGCTTCCAACGCGCTCAACGAAAGCGGCACCTTGCGCGGTCGCGTGGTGACCGCCTATCAGACCAAGGACAGCTTCCAGGACTTCGTCAGCTCCGAGCGTTCGGTGTTCTACGCCATCACCGAGGCGGACCTGAATGAAAATACCACCTTCACCTTCGGCGCCTCCAACCAGAACGCTAACAACAACAGCGCCTGGGCCGGCCTGCCCGTGGGACGTGACGGCAGCGACCTGCATCTCAAGCGCTCCAGCTACCTGGGCAGCGACTGGGAATATTGGGACCAGGACAACACTACCGCGTTCACCCGACTGGAATACCGCTTCGCCAATAGCTGGAAAATGCTCCTGGCCGCCAGCAAGAGCTGGTCGGACCTGAAAATGCATGGTTCCATTCCGCTGCGCATGGGTACCAACTACGACGAATTCGGCCAGAACATCGGGCGCTACGAATACGAAGACCAGCAGAACAGCTACGACGGTTATGTCACCGGCCCCTTCTCGCTGTTCGGGCGTACCCACGAGTTGGTGGTCGGTGCCAGCAGGCGTGATCTTTCGTTCAAGGGCAAGGGCAACCCCATCGACCTTCCGACCCATACGAACATCTACAACCCCAGCGGCATAACCAAGCCAGACATGAGCGCCACTCCCTGGGTGCAACGCCGTACCAGCGACGAAGAAGCGGCCTATGTCACTACTCGCCTGAGCATTACCGACGACCTCAAACTGATTCTCGGCGGCCGACTGGACTGGTACGACTATGACGTCTACACCGCCTGGGACGGCAAGCCCTACTCTTCCAGCCGTCCCAATAAAGTGACGCGTAACCTGACCCGCTATGCAGGGGCCATCTATGACCTGGACCAGCACCATTCGGTCTACGTCAGCTACACCGATATCTTCAAGCCGCAGACCGAGCTCGACGCGTCCAACGGCGCAATCAAGCCTATCGAGGGCAAGAACTACGAGATCGGCATCAAGGGCGAATACTTTGACGGCAGCCTGAATGCCAGCGCGGCGATTTTCCGTATCGACCAGCAAAATCGCGCCAAACAGCTGAACTCCAATCAATGTACTCCGCGGGGAACCACATGCTATGAGGCAGCAGGTGAAGTACGCAGCGAAGGCATCGACCTGGAAATCAACGGCTCGCTGATACCAGGCTGGGAGCTGGGCGCGGGCTATACCTATGCTGCCGCCAAGTACACCAAGGATAGCGACAAGAACAAGGAGGGACGCCTGTTCAGCACCGACATCCCTCGGCACATTTTCAAGGTATTCACCACCTACCAGCTTCCAGGCGACCTCAATCGCTGGACCATTGGTGGTGGCATGTATAGCCAGAACACCATCTACAACAAGGGCGCCAACAGTGACGATGGCCCACCACCATACGATTACCGCATAGAACAGAAGGCCTACACCCTCGTCGACCTTATGGCCAGCTACAAAGCCACGGAAAACCTGGACGTTCGCCTGAACCTGAACAACATCTTCGACAAGCGCTACTACCAGACCATCGGTAGCAACACTGACTATGGCAACAACCTGTACGGCGATCCGCGCAACGCGATGGTCACCGTCCGCTGGTCCCTCTGA